Proteins encoded in a region of the Calypte anna isolate BGI_N300 chromosome 15, bCalAnn1_v1.p, whole genome shotgun sequence genome:
- the LOC115599239 gene encoding vegetative cell wall protein gp1-like has translation MSAPRSSLALHRHPLSMPRRLKFSEEEKFLILEEVSLRKDILIPRSGRYKNTPARQRAWEEIAAAVSSLSPLVHRTPDEIRRKWDNMVIDARRELAMQKHPVLRQRPQKQLSHNILALFDKPGPGLPEPPLSASTFGVRAASDPSSPPTMLEVTPDLLLHGQSSTAAPGRGLLCPMEPSPASGPMLESCLSAASKAPNSKERLLPTGPQDITEKSLPPPSTAPSAPCPPAAVVLPAAAPPLSSSQDRGAAGMVPVLPASSPEPPRVKCPPSPVLAWPLLGATASPALQSGGTGSSPAPEINGSTSVPEGSQPYPRGCVCVAGERLEKQSRLQTEVLELQKEILQLQKEKIMMEKEKLLLEIVKLRRELGT, from the exons ATGAGCGCACCCAGATCCAGCCTCGCCCTCCATCGCCACCCGCTTTCCATGCCAAGGCGCCTCAAGTTCTCCGAGGAGGAGAAATTCCTCATCCTGGAGGAGGTCAGTCTCCGCAAGGACATCTTGATCCCTAGGAGCGGCCGGTACAAGAACACTCCGGCCCGGCAGCGCGCCTGGGAGGAGATCGCAGCCGCCGTCAGCTCCCTCAGTCCCCTGGTCCATCGCACGCCCGACGAGATCCGCAGGAAGTGGGACAACATGGTCATCGACGCCCGCAGGGAGCTGGCCATGCAGAAGCACCCGGTGCTCCGCCAGCGGCCCCAGAAGCAGCTCTCCCACAACATCTTAGCCCTCTTCGACAAGCCTGGCCCAGGCCTGCCAGAGCCACCGCTCTCAGCCTCGACCTTCGGAGTGAGGGCAGCCAGCgacccctccagcccccccacaATGCTGGAGGTCACCCCGGACTTGCTCCTGCATggccagagcagcactgctgccccaGGCCGtgggctgctctgccccatGGAGCCCTCACCAGCCTCCGGCCCCATGCTGGAGAGCTGTCTCAGTGCAGCCAGCAAGGCACCCAACTCCAAGGAGCGCTTGCTCCCAACGGGACCCCAGGACATCACGGAAAAGAGCCTTCcaccacccagcactgccccctCAGCACCCTGCCCACCCGCGGCAGTGGTGCTCCCGGCAGCAgctccccctctctcctcatCGCAGGACCGGGGTGCAGCGGGGATGGTCCCGGTGCTGCCAGCCAGCTCCCCCGAGCCCCCCCGCGTCAAGTGCCCGCCAAGCCCGGTGCTGGCGTGGCCGCTTCTCGGTGCGACAGCGAGCCCGGCATTACAGAGTGGGGGGACGGGCAGCTCCCCGGCCCCGGAGATCAACG gcAGCACATCAGTGCCGGAGGGGTCCCAGCCCTACCCGCGGGGCTGTGTCTGCGtggctggggagaggctggagaagcagagccGGCTGCAGACGGAggtcctggagctgcagaaggagaTCCTGCAGTTGCAGAAGGAGAAAATCATGATGGAGAAAGAGAAGCTGCTCCTGGAAATTGTCAAACTCCGCAGGGAGCTGGGCACTTGA
- the LOC103536554 gene encoding somatomedin-B and thrombospondin type-1 domain-containing protein: MWGLLLCGSWLLATGYLASATGGCWHRCCPGRNNACWALSTRWARCYCDSYCERTGDCCEDYHAACRRAAVGCAVGPWGPWSGCSSPCGVGSKARSRQVTIPPRHGGEPCPDLKQRRGCLGEHPTCGTAKEVAKILPDSFSQDFRDRWRRAGLMLPEEPSGSPLPSYCGYFRLTQVGPPCRGQPWSRRLHRDKRVCVECWGDTSHHHPHCTGHGLQGARTFWVAASVAGCQGSWVQEGLQEGCVCPPPALIFV; encoded by the exons ATGTGGGGTCTGCTTCTCTGCGGGAGCTGGCTGCTGGCCACCGGCTACCTGGCGAGTGCCACAGGTGGCTGCTGGCACCGGTGCTGCCCGGGCAGGAACAACGCCTGCTGGGCTCTGAGCACCCGCTGGGCTCGCTGCTACTGTGACTCGTACTGCGAGAGGACAGGGGACTGCTGTGAGGACTACCATGCTGCGTGCCGCCGGGCCG CAGTGGGCTGCGCGGTGGGGCCCTGGGGGCCGTGGAGCGGGTGCAGTTCCCCGTGCGGAGTCGGCAGCAAGGCCCGCAGCCGCCAGGTCACCATCCCTCCCCGGCACGGAGGGGAGCCCTGCCCTGACCTCAAGCAGCGCCGCGGCTGCCTGGGGGAGCACCCGACCTGCGGGACAGCCAAAG AGGTGGCCAAGATACTACCCGACTCCTTCAGCCAGGACTTCAGGGATCGCTGGCGAAGAGCTGGGCTGATGTTGCCAGAGGAGCCGTCCGG ctcccccctccccagctacTGCGGGTATTTCCGCCTGACCCAGGTGGGGCCCCCCTGCCGTGGGCAGCCCTGGAGCCGCCGGCTGCACCGGGACAAGCGGGTGTGTGTCGAGTGCTGGGGGGACAcatcccaccaccacccccattGCACTGGGCATGGGCTACAAGGAGCCAG GACATTTTGGGTGGCTGCCTCCGTGGCAGGGTGCCAGGGCTCGTGGGtgcaggaggggctgcaggaaggttGTGTCTGTCCCCCACCAGCACTCATCTTTGTGTAG
- the SLC25A1 gene encoding tricarboxylate transport protein, mitochondrial: MPAPVAPRHLAAAAPAGKAKLTHPGKAILAGGLAGGIEICITFPTEYVKTQLQLDEKANPPRYKGIGDCVKQTVRDHGIRGLYRGLSSLVYGSIPKAAVRFGMFEFLSNQMRDEQGRLDSTRGLISGLGAGVAEAVVVVCPMETIKVKFIHDQTSPNPKYRGFFHGVREIVREQGIKGTYQGLTATVLKQGSNQAIRFFVMTSLKNWYKGDDPNKVINPFVTGVFGALAGAASVFGNTPLDVVKTRMQGLEAHKYKSTWDCAYQIMKYEGPQAFYKGTVPRLGRVCLDVAIVFVIYDEVVKFLNKVWKTD, encoded by the exons ATGCCCGCCCCTGTAGCGCCCCGCCACCTGGCTGCCGCCGCCCCCGCCGGCAAGGCCAAGCTCACCCACCCCGGCAAGGCCATCCTGGCAG GTGGCCTGGCTGGAGGGATCGAGATCTGCATCACATTCCCCACTGAATATGTGAAGACACAACTGCAGCTGGATGAGAAGGCAAACCCTCCCCGCTACAAGGGCATTG GGGACTGTGTGAAGCAGACAGTCCGTGACCATGGCATCCGGGGGCTGTACCGGGGCCTCAGCTCGCTGGTCTATGGCTCCATCCCCAAGGCTGCTGTCAG GTTCGGGATGTTCGAGTTCCTCAGCAACCAGATGAGAGACGAGCAGGGGCGGCTGGACAGCACACGGGGCCTCATCTCTGGGCTGGGTGCCGGCGTGGCCGAGGCTGTGGTGGTGGTCTGCCCCATGGAGACCATAAAG GTGAAGTTTATTCATGACCAGACCTCCCCCAATCCCAAATACCGTGGCTTCTTCCATGGTGTCCGGGAAATCGTTCGGGAACAAG GAATAAAGGGGACCTACCAGGGCTTAACTGCAACCGTCCTCAAGCAAGGATCAAACCAAGCCATTCGCTTCTTTGTCATGACCTCCCTCAAGAACTGGTACAAAG GAGATGATCCCAACAAGGTCATCAACCCATTTGTGACGGGGGTGTTTGGAGCCCTTGCTGGAGCTGCAAGCGTCTTTGGCAACACCCCCTTGGATGTGGTGAAGACCAGGATGCAG GGGCTGGAAGCACACAAATACAAGAGCACCTGGGACTGTGCCTACCAGATCATGAAATATGAAGGGCCCCAGGC GTTTTACAAGGGCACGGTGCCTCGCCTGGGTCGTGTCTGCCTCGACGTGGCTATTGTCTTTGTCATCTACGACGAGGTGGTCAAGTTCCTCAACAAAGTGTGGAAAACGGACTGA